The Lactuca sativa cultivar Salinas chromosome 2, Lsat_Salinas_v11, whole genome shotgun sequence genome includes the window TGATAACATGTTCAATCTTCCATATTTGGAACAACTTGACTTGTCAGCCAATTGGCTCCTCACTGGTCCATGGCCCACAATTAACAAGAGCATCAACATCCCTCTCAACTCAACTTGTTGACTCTAGGAAATTAACACCAATTAATTTATCAGGAGAAACATTCGGCTCAATTGGCCATCTCACATCCTTGCAACATTTGGATCTCTCTTCTTGTAGTTTGTTTGGGCCGTTTCCCAAATCCTTATTAAACCTAACACATCTCACTACTCTTGTTTTAGAAGGTAACATGCATGCTTAATGGAACGTTGCCTTCTTTGTTGTTTACTCTTCCCTTTATAGAAGAAATTAATCTTGGCTTTAACTTGTTTAGTGGAGGGTTACCATTAGAGTTGTTCAAGTGTCGTTCATTAAAAGTGTTACTCCTTCGTGATCAGAACCTATTTGATGGCGAGGTTAATCAAGGCTTGAATTCTTCGTTATTTATCCAACTTGTTAACCTCAATTTCCTAGACCTTCAATCGAATAGTTTCAAAGGTGTATGGAATTTCGAAACTTTGTTATCAAGCCTACCAAACCTTACAGGACTCGATCTCTCCTATAGTGGCTTAACTGTTCTCAGCCACAATTCTACCACCTATGTCAACCCTAATTTTTGGTTCTTAAATTTGGCATCTTGCAACCTAAATGCGTTTCCAAAGTCCTTACGAGCTATGAAAAATCttcaatatttattattatatggCAACAACATACAGGGTCGCATCCCCGATTTGGCTGGAGAGATAGGAGGAAATCGGTTGATTGCTGTGGATCTCTCAAATAACTCCATAACAGGCTTGCCGCAGTTTCAATGGGATGGAATAACTCAACTATCCTTCCAGTCCAACATGATTCAAGGACCATTCCCTCCATCAATTTGCAACATGAGCAATCTACAATATCTCGATCTATCCAATAATAGTATTGATGGAGTGATTCCACAATGCATCGGAAACATCCATTCTCTCGGGATGCTACATTTGGGGGCCAATCTTTTTAATGGCACCATTCCAGATGCATGCACAGATTATGGACAGTTGACATGGTTCATGTCAACTGAAAACTAAAAACGCGTTTCtaaatttttcaatgaaaactaAAAACGGAAAATGAAAACTGTTTTCCCGTAACTAAACACAACCTTACTATTTTTGTTTTCCTTTTCAATACTGTCAGATGCAGGTAGAGAAGATTGCGTTAGGGCTTGAAGTTTATTGTAGATTTAGGCGTTGGTCATGCAGATTCTTAGTTATATTTGGATTATTTATTTGTACATATATTACTTAAATTACTTGGTGGGTGGGAGATTACCATTTACCAACTTCATTGGAAGAAGTCTCACCGTCAGAGGCTTGTTTATCATTACACCAATTTTACACAATTAGACACAAAAATTAAATTAATGACTTACTTGACTGAATGATTTGTACAACCCAAGTCATTGATGTAGAAGTACAAATAGACCGCAAGACAAGCAATGACTGGTGGAGACTTAAAAAGGTCTTCTAGTCCAGCGGTATCCGGTGTTGCCCTCCTTccttgaggtcgagggttcaagtcccatTGTGGACATAGGTGAAATAATTTAGGAGTAGTTTAGTATATATTTGTATTTGTCgttccaaaaaaataaaataaattaaagcctatacaaaaaaaagaacaatACTAAACTCAACACCCTGTCTCCAATATATACTTAGAAGACCCTTAAGTCATTCCAAAAGCCTAGCCACAATCAGTTAAATCCTAATCAACTTAACTGTTACAAATTTCTTCCTTTGTCACAATCGTTGCTCAATGCAACAACAATACATGGATAATGTTGATTCAacatgtaatacaaataaactattACAAGAAAACTTCTGAAAGGAAAATACTGCAATTCAGATACCCAAAATGATTAAAGTTACAATATAGCAAGTGAGAATGTGTATAGTAAATTAAAGAGAACGagtttttcaaaattacttaAGCCCTATAGAACAATGGGATTGACCTGGTATCAAATACACTAAAATCAATAATAGGATACACAACTTGTACAACATGCAATCAAAGCCATACATGGCCAACAATCGTAATGGAAAAGTCCATGTTCCCCTGCTCTTATTCTATTTGTGAATTTTAGTACCTCGAAATTTGTACATTGTCTTGACCATATATTGATTGTTTTCTAGAATCAACAGCAAGCCTTCCTATTGTTAAATTATTTAAACATGTATTCTCAATCATTGTAATGTCACAACTCACAATGAGTGAATTCATGAATTTTTTTGATCCCAAAAGTAAGCTTTTCTATCGACTCAGATCTTCATCATTTCTTAGCTATAAACTTGCCCATAAAAAGAAAACGTTAATTTAAAAATTGAAGCCAAAGCCTGGTAACACAATGTTAAGCCACCATTAAGATATATGTATTCTAGAAAGTCAAGATAAGAAGCCAAAGGCGAGTTAATTAGTAAGGAGGTGGTTTGGTTAGTTAACTAGAAACGTCAACAGAAGCTAGTTACTTCAGGAGCATCATGTcagttagggggggggggggggggggggggggggggaagtcaGTTAGAAAGATGCAGGTGAAGAGGAGTATTAATACATAGTTAAGCTACTGGAGTCGGTATCTTTCATTTGTAATAGAAAATTCAGTGGAGATCCAAACCTCTTGAATGTTGGAAATCATGATATAACGAATCACCACTGCCACCACAATCTCCACTGTGTCCTTAAGCTAGGGGCAGTTTTAGTATAGGGCATGTAGTGGCATGTGCAAACCCTGACTTTTCCGGACGCAGTGCAggatttttcgattttattttctACTATCGTGCAATCCTTGAATTTCCCATGACACCCCTACTATGAAATCCCGCATCCACCCTTCCTTGAGCCACATCAAAACACATGACTTCACAGACCGATCAAAGTTAAAgtacttttttttaataattcgAAAGCATAATTTTTGTGAAACAGATAAATATTAAAGAGTTAGTATATCAACAATAAAACTTGGTAATTGTATTATGTATTGATCACATACACATGACAGGAATATATAATAGATACATTTACACTCTACACcctatattattaacttatattaTTATAGTCTAATATTCCCCACAAGCTAAGTCGGGGAGCAAGCCGCAACATGGATATATCGTAATAGGAGAAAACGTTGTGATGACAGTGACTTTGTGAGGACGTCTGCTATCCGATCATTTGTATGGATGTGTTGAACTGAGAGTTGTCCTTGTGCTACCttttcatgaacaaaatggaAATCAACTTCAACATGTTTGGTGTGTGCATGAAATATTGGATTTGCCAAAAGATAGGTAGCATCTAGGTTATCACACCATAATGTAGCAATAGTCTTTAGATGAACCCATAGTTCTCTTAGAAGAGCTTGAAGCCAAGTAAGTTCTACCATTGTACCTGATAGAGCCTTGTACTCTGACTTTGTTGATGATTGAGAGACAGTTTGTTGTTCGCGAGCAGCCCAAGAAACAAGATTTGATCCTAGATATATAGCAAAGCCCCTGGTGGATCGACGGTCATCTGGCTACCGCCCAGTCCACATCAGAATAAGTAGTAAGCAAATGATCAGTAGCATCAGTATAAGTATGAAGTTTCAAATCTGAGTTGCGTTGTAATCGTAATCCGTAAGAAGCAGTCCCTTGTAAATATCTCAAAATACGCTTCATGACTGACCAATGATTCTCAGTGGGGGAATGCATAAATTTACAAACTTTGTTGACTGTGTAAGTGATGTTTGGCCATGAGAGTGTGACGTACCAGAGAACACCAACAATTTGTCGATAACGACTAGGATTGTCAAATG containing:
- the LOC122196650 gene encoding receptor-like protein Cf-9, producing the protein MNWSTSIDCCNWDGITCNHFTGDVIGIDLSYGMLQGTIHPNTTLFDLPHLQRLNLAYNNFNASQLPREIGRFSNSLTHLNISSCGFTGDIPWEILFLPKLVSLDLSSNNGLQMHPYVLNNLLQNSTHLREVAMAHVDIEEINLGFNLFSGGLPLELFKCRSLKVLLLRDQNLFDGEVNQGLNSSLFIQLVNLNFLDLQSNSFKGVWNFETLLSSLPNLTGLDLSYSGLTVLSHNSTTYVNPNFWFLNLASCNLNAFPKSLRAMKNLQYLLLYGNNIQGRIPDLAGEIGGNRLIAVDLSNNSITGLPQFQWDGITQLSFQSNMIQGPFPPSICNMSNLQYLDLSNNSIDGVIPQCIGNIHSLGMLHLGANLFNGTIPDACTDYGQLTWFMSTEN